The Girardinichthys multiradiatus isolate DD_20200921_A chromosome 11, DD_fGirMul_XY1, whole genome shotgun sequence DNA window agcagtgccacaggctgattgcctccatgccacgccgcattgaagcagtcatttctgcaaaaggattcctgaccaagtattgagtgcataactgtacatgattatttgaaggttgacgttttttgtattaaaaacacttttctttttttggtcggatgaaatatgctaattttgtgagataggaattttgggttttcatgagctgtatgccaaaatcattcgtattaagacaataaaagacctgaaatatttcagttagtgtgcaatgaatgtaaaattttcatcatgacattatggaaaataatgaactttatcacaatatgctaatttttttagaaggacctgtacagtctctgctgggccttctttcaaacagtgtctatgtgtgaagaccatctcagggcctcagagatggtggttcccaagaacctgaagtggtccacggccgatacagtgttgttgaggatggatcgggagaagatactccacagtctcacctgctgctgtcggtccgtcaggaagctgttgatccactgacaggtggaggctgggatgttgagctgtgtgagcttctggtggaggacgtctggtatgatagtgttgaaggccgagctgaagtctacaaacaggatcctggcgtatgtccctggacggtcgaggtgttgcaagatgaagtgtagacctaagttaacagcatcatctgccgacctgtttgctcggtaagcaaattgcagggggtccagcagggggcctgtgatgtctttcaggtgcttcaacaccagccgctcacaggacttcatgatcacagacgtcacggctacaggcctgtagtcatttaatcctacgatggtgggtttcctgggaaccgggatgatggtggatcgtttgaggcaggaggggacctcacatttctccagtgacttgttgaagatccttgtgaagatcggagcgagttgatttgcacaggctttcaggcatgatggggagacgttatcaggtcctccagctttctttgttttcatgcgctgaaagagcctgtttacatcttcctcggagatctttagtgcaggcagaggatctgatggtggggggttggttgctgtatgggaggaatttgttcctgaatgggatgtagaggggatgatttgaggtgtgaatggcttcttgtcatgtctgcagaagaagccattcagacggttggccaggagacgactctgttcaggatgggtggaggggctcttgtaggcagtcaggtttctcagaccagtccatacagctgaagtgtcaccagtagaaaggttgttcttaagcttctcactgtagcttctcttagctgctttgatctcttttgttagtttgttcctggcctgcttgtaccgcgcccaatctctaCATGGAAAGTTAATTTGACCTCCCACAGCATCCATGGCAGCCTGGCTCTTGTGGTAGTCATCATGTGTATGTTACAATGAGCAGGGTGAAGCCAGAGCATTATTTTCCTTGTCCTTTCTTAAGATATTGAAACGAAAGGCACATTTGCCATATTGTCACACAGGTTTTACCATTCTTCTCACTCTTCATGTTGGCTCAAGAAACTTCGTTCCACGCCTCATTCCTTTATTGTCACAATTCCATTTGTTCtagatttttttcattgttgcTCCGATTGTAAATACAGGTTAAACTATTTAATTGTAGCCATTTCCTAATTTATGAAAATCAACAACAAATCTGCCTGTTACTGACGAGTTCAGTTGTCTTTCCCATTATGAAGAGTGGCTTAGAAGAATTGGGCTCTGTGTTTTTTCATTAGATCCACATGTGCTTCCATTACATCTATGCTATGGGAATTGTTAAGTGTATAAATAATTGTCACACCAATGATTTAGTTACAGTTACTTCATAGTGTCTGGCTCCCCTCcaactgaataaatatatttacactAAAGGattaatttttataaattttttcctGTGTGAGATTTTGCAACTGTATcaaaacatgaatttattttaaggctttttacacaactTTACCAGAGTTTCTAATAATCTTGGAAAACACTGTATGTAGCAGGAAACTCAAACTAGACTGTATTTACAGGTAACATTTATGATTGAGAAGGAAAGAAGACAAAACCAAAGTGAAGCGATGAATTCTTCAAAACATCAAGAAAACACAAGTCAGAATTGTTCCCTCCTTCAGGTGAGTCGGGAAACTGGGAGTGCCACTGACTCATTGTAAGATCATTGTTGACACCTGCTGGAAATTCATACGTTTTCTGTCCCCTAGGCTACAGAGAAGAATATCTCGAAAGAGTCTTTTTCCTCCCTGCTGCCAAAGGCTCTCTCTGCTGTACTACATCCAGCACTGCCCCCAGCCCTCAATTCAGACCCTCGACCAAGAAGCACAGAGAAAAACATCAAGCCAAATTTAGAAGAACTGCAGACCGAGCTGAGAAACCTGAGGGAtcagtttgaacagatgaagagtCAGCACAAGTAggtctaaacatgttttacaggcATTTTAGCACTTTAACCTTCTCAATTTACTTGCATCCACATGTCACCTTATTAGTTAACAGTATGTTTAAATACTGGCATAATATTTCTCCTGTTGGTTGGATACATTTCTTATCAATATTTACACAATGGGCTTCACCAttatgttaaagaaaacatgTCGGCTAGTGTAAAAGATATAATGGAACGTGTTTTTGTAGAGATTCAtatggaaaaactgaaaaatgttatTGTCAGCTGTGCATACCGAGCTCCAGGATCAAATATTGAAATCTTTACAGACCTTGTGGAGAATAGGTCACCTGTATCTCTGGAAATTTTAACATAGATTTGTTGAATCCTAACAAATCTAAAACAACAAATGCATTTAGAAATAGTCGCAATGTGCTTatgtacaaataaattaaaaaaggtgTGTAAGAAAAAGAATAGTCTGTACAGACAATTCTTAAAATACAGAACTTATGaagtggaagagaaaaaaaaaaagtaaaaacaaaaacccagattAACTAGTATTATGAGGATATGCAAGAAGGGCTATTaccttaaaaaaaatagaaagtagTAAATAAAGTATCAAAGAAGTTTAGAAGAtattaaacagtttaatttgTAAAACTAATCTAAACTTAATTATCCTGAACTCCTTACTGGAAATAAtgcagatttaaataaaatacatgaccTAGTTAATGGATTTAATGACTTCTTTGGTAATGTGAAACCAAAattaactaaacaaataaataatacaaatgaAAACGAAGGAGAAACTATAGGggataatataataaaaaaatccctCTTCAATTTATTTGAAACCTGTAGAAATAAATGATAGAAAAGGCGAGTAAATGGAGAGTTAAACATCTAGTGGAATGTTAAGAAATGTATTAATGACATAGTAAGTCCATTTACCTACATCTGTAATTTTATTGTTCACAACTGGAACATTTCCCCAAAAAATTAAGATTGCAAAGGTTATCCCACCACATAAAGTTTGGGATTAACAGCAAGTTACAAACTACAGGCCTATAATTGTACTCTGTCAGCTCTCTAAAGTACTTGAAGAATCTTTAATCAAAGGATATAAATCTTTCTTGAAAAGCATAACATTCTGACAGATTGTCAATATGGTTTTAGAAATAATACATCTACATCAATGGCAATTATGCAGAATTAAGCAGACTTATGCAGAAAAATATGGAATTAGTTGAGTGGTGTTAAACTGGCTGTGAAGCTACAAGGAAATGAGAAGTTATCATTACTAGACATAACCTATGGGGTACCACAGGGGTCAATGTTAGGcccaaaactgtttattttaggcAAACATAATAAATACAGATAACACCAGCATTTTTCTGTTCTGGTTAGAATTTACAGCAAATTTAGAGGTGGTCAAAACAgacaaagtaaaactaaaacaatgGTTTAACAACTTAGAAAAAACTCAATTCATGATATTGGGAAACTGTAGAATATatgcagaaacaaataaaaatcactaTTGATATAAGAGCTTATGATGTAAAATTTGTGGGTGTGACCCTCGAGTGTTAGACCGTAAAGTCTGCAGGAAACCACAAATCTGCcagctgaaaacaaaataataaaaaagtgttGCCATTCTGGGAAAAACCAGATATATGCTAGTTCATAAATCTCTGGTGTTACCATGTTATAGTTATAGTGTGGAAGTCTGGGGTAACGCCTACAAAAGCAATTTGCAACCACAGTAAATGCTAtagaagaaagcacttagaataataaataatgtgGCATTTAGGGAACATACAaacacatggtttttaaaattacatATATTATAGAAATATTTTGGGATTTAGTcaaatttaaaactgcaaaaattattttcaaggcAAGAAATAACTTACttccaaataaaattcaaaacaaTGTTCAGTGACAAAGATGGCGGTAACAATTTACATggagaaggtttttatttttgagaaaCATTGTTTTCAGACAACTGCTATGAATTTCACTATATCGGTGTGTGGCGTGATTTAGATAGTGGGCTGAAGCAAACTAATGACATAAATCAttgttataaatatttacaacagttttttttcttttcttttgttacatttttcttttaatgtttgaaataatgaaataataatgaaatagtatttgttcattcattcattcagtcaTTCATTCAAGTGTTctgaaaaatatacatttttaacttttaagatttatttgaaaaaatctGTGTTTCAGCAAAGAAATTAAACTGCTGATGAATGAGCTCGATGAGGAAAAGAGGATTCGACTGACTTTACAGGTAAAGCTACATGTTAGTCTGTAAATTCTTTCTTTTGGTGAAACTAGGATTAGCTTTGAAGTAATAATATTTGACATCtatttctgtgtctttcttCATTTAAGATGGAAATCCAGCGGATGAAGAGGCACATGTCAAAATGAACAAGAAGGACTGCATCAAGGGCATGAGTTTCTGATGTTACATGtgttttgtaaacttttttgaaaaaaactgaacatgaaatgatctttttaatgCCATTGTAATGGAAAAAATTAGCAGACTGTTGGGATTGTTGATTTTAATCAGTTCTTAGTTGGGCAGCTGAGTGAGCTTACAAAGAGCCCCCACAGCATCGACTGAATCATTGCTAAAATGTATCAATCCAATCCCAAGAATCTGCACAGGGCACTAATCAAGGCATTTCTAGTTGATCCAAATCAGACTCCCTGACTAAAATCAACCCCTGATGTCTTGGTATGGCttgcaaaactgttttatagTTTGTGCACCCTTCAGAATAATTTTCACGAAGAAAGAGACTTTTTTGGCTGCCGCAACATCCTGCATGTCTGTAATATGCTCTGCCCACATGGTTTCAGACAGCTTTCTGCGTCAGAAGAGAGCAAGCTGAGGTTATAGTCATTAAACCTTATGGGTTCAAAGCACATGAAAACAACTTTTTACGTGATTTTTATCCACAAGTGATTACCTGAAACTGCATTGAAATATGTTATGACCAAATCATCAACGAGTCATATTAAAACAGAGTAAAGATGCTAGCGTTAGTCCAGCATTTTATCAAACTGGGAGCAAGCTGTGAGTTTAATGAAGCCAATCGGTGTATGTGTTGAGTTAGACATATCTTTAGAAACAAATTTTAAAGCTATGAACGTTTTAGATGACAAGCTGACGGAACATTAAAGGAGTTTTCTGAAGCTAGATAACCCCATGTTGTGAGGCTGTCCTCCAGAAACCTGTGGGGAcaaaatacactatattgccaaaaatatTCACTCACCTCCCTTGACTTGCATATGAACTGAagtgacatcccattcttaataCATAGGATTCAATATGACATTGGTCCACATTTTGTAACTATAACAGCTTCAGCTCTTCTTGGAAGGCTGTCCACAAGGTTATGAGAGTGTTCATAGgaatttttgaccattctttctgaagcacatttgtgaggcCATAGACTGATGTTGGACATGAAGACCTCTCAATCTCCGCTCTAATTCAGTCCAATGGTGTTCTattgggttgaggtcaggactctgtgcaagCCAGTCGCCAAAATCTCTTAGCCATGTCTTTATGGAACTTGCTTTGtgcacagtcatgttggaagactgttgtttgattttatatacATGTGGCCATGGAGGTTattggaacacctgatttaaattataTGGATGGGTGAATACTTTTCAAAAAATAGTGTATGTTACTGTCAAGGAAATGGATTGGAGGGACAGAGCAATTAAAGTGGAACACAAAAGCTATTGAGTTTTTAGCACATAGACTTTTTTAACTTTAATGTAGTTATCACATAAACAAAGGAGTTTTGTGTTAATATTGATCATTACTTTGTTTCAACAATGGTTCTTGACGTAAATCTTGTTACTCCTATGAATGCCATTGAAAAGCTTGTTTATTTCCACTGAAAGGGGGTCACATTTTGGCAACTTTGCTGGGTTGAGCAACAGAGTTGATTAACTGGGTTGTGCACATAATAATCTGTGAGATCCTCTCTGCAAATGCAAAACAATTTTTGGTTGACATAGTGTGATGATGTAGAGCGTCATCTCCCTCACTGGAATACAACCCCTCTCATTATTAGAGGAAATCTCAACGCAAATAGATTTTACAATTTAACCAATCCCATTTAAGGGAACAAACTTTATCCTGCAACGTGTCAAAGAGTGGGGTTTATCAGAGGCTATCTATAGAATTTGGCAGTAGAAAGGATGGGACGGCCTGCTCACTGTCCTGACCCCAACCACAATGAACACTTGTGGGATTCAGCTTTGGCATGCTATTGGTGCCAGTGTGACCCAAAGAAACACATTGGCTAACTGGTGACAAATACTGGTTAATGAATGGGATGCAATCCAATCAGTGTGTTACCAAGCTGGTGACCAGGGTGTGGAGGAGGATCCAGGCTGTTGTGGTTATGTACATTGCTCTTGGTTTTCATTGTtgccacaaagaaaacaaaatcaacaaaaaacacatttcctaaCTTTTTGTGTTTAGTAACAGATTGGAACTCAGTATTAACCAGTGTCTGATCTTCAACGACTCAGATTGCTTTTAGGGACAAAAAGTCTTGATCGGGATATTCTATGGCATGAAGCATTGTATTTTGGGGCACATTTATCTAAAAACCTTGTATAATATATTTGTTATTTGATTCTGGCTGagcagttaatttattttttgctaatGTAACTGATATTGTGATATAAGCAAGTTGCTCATAAATTTGTTTCGTTTGttgcaaatacaaatacatgtataaatatacatgtatttaaatagatgaaaacaattttaagaaataaaactctgacaccagtttattttttaaatgtgaaaataaaatattaagttagtctttacacacacacatatatatatatatatatatatatatatatacatatatatatatatatatacatatatatatatatacatatatatatatatatatatttatatttatatatatatatatatatatatatatatatatatatatatatatatatatatatatcatatcaTGAAAGTTCTTGATCAGGTTCCGCTTGATTTCAGGACTGGGTTTCTTCACATGGAATAGGCCTGACCTTGACCTCTTGCTTATTCTCA harbors:
- the si:dkey-71d15.2 gene encoding SH3 domain-containing kinase-binding protein 1, with product MGSYNSALIPDTEEFVSIVRESLSEQRATAADEMLQSELQSLVTFMIEKERRQNQSEAMNSSKHQENTSQNCSLLQATEKNISKESFSSLLPKALSAVLHPALPPALNSDPRPRSTEKNIKPNLEELQTELRNLRDQFEQMKSQHNKEIKLLMNELDEEKRIRLTLQMEIQRMKRHMSK